The window CGATAAAAACAGCTACACCACTCATTCAGACAATGAACTGTACCAAATCTTGTCCAATGCTTCATCAGTCGCTACGTCCCCCTCGCCATCCACCAAGGACACAACTCACAACAACCAACAACCTTTCATAACAGACCCGGCAAGAAACCTCTACGTCACGGAGCAAGAAACAGAACTGAAACCATTCAAGTGTCCCGTCATCAACTGTGGCAAGGCTTACAAGAACCAAAACGGGTTGAAGTATCATAAATTGCACGGCCATCAGAACGAAAAATTAATCGCCAATGATGATGGTACGTTCTCGATATTGGACCCACATTCCATGGAACCATACCCTAATGATCATTATAGGAACAATCTGGACGTGAATAAACCATACCGCTGCGAAGTCTGCGGTAAAAGATACAAGAACTTGAACGGGTTGAAGTACCATAAGGGTCATTCCACTCATTAATTCTAATCTATCTTACTTTTCTCTCAATTACTTtcatacatacatacacATTTCGCCCCGTCGCgtctttaaataaataaatacatTAAAAACAACATTACACTAGTTGCAACTTTCAAAACACAAAAGCAATCACCAATGAAGATAAACGTAACGAAACCGCTCAAATGGGCTCAATGGACCACCTACATCCTtgtcttcctcttcctAGACGTAATAATCATGGGCCCCCTATCCTGTCTCATATTCCATGATTTCTACCATTACTTGATCCCAAACGATGCATCACAAACTTTCCCACTCTccaaattccaaaaaatCACACAGGAGAAGGGATTGGTTCAATTCAAACAATCCATCAAGAGAATCCCACATGAATCTGCTCAATTACCCATCTTATCCAACAATGGAATCCCAGAACCTATCCCGCTCCGCGATCACGTCAATTACATAATGGATTTACGGTTACAATTGTTCTGTAGGACACACCAGGGCGAGTTCCCCTCTACTCCACTCACGGTATCACTCAGTTCTAATGTGGGGAGGGGAACCCCGCTATACGTGAAGGAATGGCAAGTCGTTTGCATGAGACCCGGAGCAGATATATATGAGAGGGAACTGTATTCTGATGCAAAGACCCATGGGAATAGAAGGGCTGCGTTTGAGAGGGAATGGGTTAATACCGTCCATTGGGAAGATGTCATTTCTTTACCACCAGATACGAAACATTTGACATTGTCTGTGGAGAAGAGAGGTGCGGTGGAATTGCTTTTCAAGATGGATGACGACGATGACGGGTCTGCGGTACAGATAAGAGAAACGTTTATACAGGGGTTAAGATATTTGATGGTCAAGCATCGTTTGTTGGCCTATTTGTTTGGATGTATTGTGTGCTATGTGGTATTGTCGTTGATGTTCTTATTTACTAGTGTGGCT is drawn from Naumovozyma castellii chromosome 10, complete genome and contains these coding sequences:
- the SEI1 gene encoding seipin (ancestral locus Anc_4.266) → MKINVTKPLKWAQWTTYILVFLFLDVIIMGPLSCLIFHDFYHYLIPNDASQTFPLSKFQKITQEKGLVQFKQSIKRIPHESAQLPILSNNGIPEPIPLRDHVNYIMDLRLQLFCRTHQGEFPSTPLTVSLSSNVGRGTPLYVKEWQVVCMRPGADIYERELYSDAKTHGNRRAAFEREWVNTVHWEDVISLPPDTKHLTLSVEKRGAVELLFKMDDDDDGSAVQIRETFIQGLRYLMVKHRLLAYLFGCIVCYVVLSLMFLFTSVATFTFVSSRIVKMKTD